In Oxyura jamaicensis isolate SHBP4307 breed ruddy duck chromosome 1 unlocalized genomic scaffold, BPBGC_Ojam_1.0 oxy1_random_OJ106560, whole genome shotgun sequence, one DNA window encodes the following:
- the LOC118156952 gene encoding histone H2A-IV, protein MSGRGKQGGKARAKAKSRSSRAGLQFPVGRVHRLLRKGNYAERVGAGAPVYLAAVLEYLTAEILELAGNAARDNKKTRIIPRHLQLAIRNDEELNKLLGKVTIAQGGVLPNIQAVLLPKKTDSHKAKAK, encoded by the coding sequence ATGTCTGGGCGCGGGAAGCAGGGCGGGAAGGCGCGGGCCAAGGCCAAGTCGCGCTCGTCGCGGGCCGGGCTGCAGTTCCCCGTGGGCCGCGTGCACCGGCTGCTGCGCAAGGGCAACTACGCGGAGCGGGTGGGCGCCGGCGCCCCGGTGTACCTGGCGGCCGTGCTGGAGTACCTGACGGCCGAGATCCTGGAGCTGGCGGGCAACGCGGCCCGCGACAACAAGAAGACGCGCATCATCCCCCGCCACCTGCAGCTGGCCATCCGCAACGACGAGGAGCTCAACAAGCTGCTGGGCAAGGTCACCATCGCGCAGGGTGGGGTGCTGCCCAACATCCaggccgtgctgctgcccaaGAAGACCGACAGCCACAAGGCTAAGGCCAAGTGA
- the LOC118156951 gene encoding histone H2B 1/2/3/4/6, translating to MPEPAKSAPAPKKGSKKAVTKTQKKGDKKRKKSRKESYSIYVYKVLKQVHPDTGISSKAMGIMNSFVNDIFERIAGEASRLAHYNKRSTITSREIQTAVRLLLPGELAKHAVSEGTKAVTKYTSSK from the coding sequence ATGCCCGAGCCGGCCAAGTCTGCTCCCGCGCCCAAGAAGGGCTCCAAGAAAGCCGTCACCAAGACGCAGAAGAAGGGCGACAAGAAGCGCAAGAAGAGCCGCAAGGAGAGCTACTCGATCTACGTGTACAAGGTGCTGAAGCAGGTGCACCCCGACACGGGCATCTCGTCCAAGGCCATGGGCATCATGAACTCCTTCGTCAACGACATCTTCGAGCGCATCGCCGGCGAGGCGTCGCGCCTGGCGCACTACAACAAGCGCTCGACCATCACCTCGCGGGAGATCCAGACGGCCgtgcggctgctgctgcccggcgAGCTGGCCAAGCACGCCGTCTCCGAGGGCACCAAGGCGGTCACCAAGTACACCAGCTCCAAGTAG